One genomic segment of Osmia bicornis bicornis chromosome 16, iOsmBic2.1, whole genome shotgun sequence includes these proteins:
- the LOC114882559 gene encoding GRB10-interacting GYF protein 2-like, with protein sequence MANLEEIWKRKRDEEKEEEVEKGQGGGGNRETDNWMFKESMLIGRSPEKKKERKEEGGGMGEVKELIREMNKNLGGKMERMDTNMKLLGKDIRREMEQLREEMRRREEEWIEQKRDLEGKMEKMMKKMEEIERREGEDERWKEIEEKMLKATQDAAGRTKTKREEMKEKAEEILKVTGVEGAIEEVKAVGPVEKGKELYMMQVKVKTVELKRKIMENKRALKGREERIEDDLTWEERRTQWTLRRIARGEREKGKNVWVDSKKIRIEGKWWKWDDDKGVLMDGEGKEWKLTHEGELKKGEEGKGT encoded by the exons ATGGCGAACCTGGAAGAAatatggaaaaggaagagagatgaagaaaaggaggaagaagTAGAGAAGGGGCAAGGGGGAGGGGGTAACAGGGAAACAGACAACTGGATGTTTAAAGAAAGCATGCTGATAGGGAGATCAccggaaaagaaaaaggaaagaaaggaagaagggGGAGGGATGGGAGAAGTAAAAGAGCTAATAAGAGAAATGAACAAAAACCTAGGAGGAAAAATGGAGAGGATGGACACAAATATGAAGCTACTAGGGAAGGATATAAGAAGAGAGATGGAGCAACTAAGAGAGGAAatgagaagaagagaagaggaatGGATAGAGCAGAAAAGAGACCTGGAGGGGAAGATGGAAAAGATGATGAAGAAAATGGAGGAGATAGAAAGAAGGGAAGGGGAGGACGAGAGATGGAAagagatagaagaaaaaatgctAAAGGCAACGCAAGATGCAGCAGGAA GAACAAAAACGAAAAGGGAggagatgaaagaaaaagcaGAAGAGATCTTAAAGGTCACGGGGGTAGAGGGCGCAATAGAGGAGGTAAAAGCGGTGGGACCAGTAGAGAAGGGAAAGGAATTATACATGATGCAAGTAAAAGTAAAGACTGTCGAGCTGAAGAGGAAAATAATGGAGAACAAAAGGGCGCTAAAgggaagagaagagagaataGAAGATGACCTAACTTGGGAGGAAAGGAGAACACAGTGGACATTAAGAAGAATCGcaagaggagaaagagagaaaggaaaaaacgTATGGGTAGACTCcaagaaaataagaatagaagGGAAATGGTGGAAATGGGACGACGACAAGGGTGTACTAATGGACGGGGAGGGGAAAGAATGGAAACTCACCCATGAAGGGGAGCTGAAGAAGGGGGAAGAGGGGAAAGGGACATAG